One genomic region from Streptomyces sp. NBC_00457 encodes:
- a CDS encoding glycoside hydrolase family 36 protein: MHNPFTPVATVPVDPSTARVHEEGWQSWSPSGAYALGDTPHRPTNDNWATVCYRPGVTVPAGTFQGEGLLALDPGDGSPVRLWAAPDPRHSVPSIRLTVQGDQAEISADGPVKLLTGTDIQSVLADWAEGLGVPAPRPAPTVWCSWYEYFTDVTEDDIHENLRAMDTLDLPIDVVQIDDGYQSKLGDWLTLSGRFRSRAGIADAIRARGRRAGIWTAPFLVDPSSELAATQPDWLVRDTDGAPLHAGVNWGHDLYALDTTHPQAAAYLAEVFTTLRTEGYDYFKVDFLYAGALDGVRHSGADPLTAYREGITLIREAIGDDAYLLGCGAPILPSIGLFDAMRVSADTAPYRRPKADDYSQPGQDAAEFTGVGRQWQHGRLWINDPDCLMARPAVETRERWAAHVEATGGLMASSDRLLSLDEWGVTTTRRLLSGVAR; encoded by the coding sequence GTGCACAACCCCTTCACCCCGGTCGCCACCGTCCCCGTGGACCCGAGCACCGCCCGCGTCCACGAGGAGGGCTGGCAGTCCTGGAGCCCCAGCGGCGCCTACGCCCTCGGCGACACCCCCCACCGCCCGACCAACGACAACTGGGCGACGGTCTGCTACCGCCCCGGCGTCACCGTCCCCGCCGGGACCTTCCAGGGTGAGGGCCTGCTGGCGCTCGACCCGGGCGACGGCTCACCGGTCCGGCTGTGGGCGGCGCCGGACCCGCGGCACTCGGTCCCGTCCATCCGGCTGACCGTCCAGGGCGACCAGGCGGAGATCAGCGCCGACGGACCGGTGAAGCTGCTCACCGGGACGGACATCCAGTCGGTGCTGGCCGACTGGGCCGAGGGCCTGGGCGTACCGGCCCCGCGCCCGGCGCCGACTGTCTGGTGCTCCTGGTACGAGTACTTCACCGACGTCACCGAGGACGACATCCACGAGAACCTCCGTGCGATGGACACCCTCGACCTGCCCATCGACGTCGTCCAGATCGACGACGGCTACCAGAGCAAGCTGGGCGACTGGCTCACCCTCTCCGGCCGCTTCCGCTCCCGCGCGGGCATCGCCGACGCGATCCGCGCCCGGGGCCGGCGGGCGGGCATCTGGACGGCACCGTTCCTGGTGGACCCGAGCAGCGAGCTGGCCGCCACACAGCCCGACTGGCTGGTGCGCGACACGGACGGCGCGCCCCTGCACGCCGGCGTCAACTGGGGCCACGACCTGTACGCCCTGGACACCACCCACCCTCAGGCGGCGGCCTACCTGGCCGAGGTGTTCACCACGCTCCGCACCGAGGGCTACGACTACTTCAAGGTCGACTTCCTCTACGCGGGCGCCCTGGACGGCGTACGACACTCCGGCGCGGACCCGCTCACCGCGTACCGCGAAGGCATCACCCTCATCCGCGAGGCGATCGGCGACGACGCCTACCTGCTGGGCTGCGGCGCCCCGATCCTCCCGTCCATCGGCCTGTTCGACGCGATGCGCGTCAGCGCGGACACCGCGCCGTACCGCCGCCCCAAGGCGGACGACTACAGCCAGCCCGGCCAGGACGCCGCCGAGTTCACCGGCGTCGGACGGCAGTGGCAGCACGGCCGCCTCTGGATCAACGACCCCGACTGCCTGATGGCCCGCCCCGCGGTCGAGACCCGCGAACGCTGGGCGGCGCACGTGGAGGCGACGGGCGGCCTGATGGCGTCCAGCGACCGCCTGCTGTCGCTCGACGAGTGGGGCGTGACCACAACACGTCGTCTTCTGAGCGGAGTTGCCCGATGA
- a CDS encoding beta-galactosidase, with amino-acid sequence MSKRALNLPGIAYGGDYNPEQWPEEVWAEDVRLMREAGVTMVSVGIFSWALLEPSEGAYDFSRMDKILDLLHENGIAADLATPTAAPPAWFFRKHPQALPVDKDGRRLSYGSRQTFCPSSPAYREAALRIAGALGERYADHPAVVMWHVHNEYGCHNAECYCDESAAAFRVWLRAKYDDLAALNHAWGTTFWSQWYYDWDEIIPPRPTGAVPNPTHQLDWRRFCSDALLSLYKAERDVLREAAPALPATTNFMVMYNFDALDYWRWAPELDVVSNDHYLGSTDPESEIDIALSGDLMRSLAGGPWLLMEHSTGAVNWQPVNRAKNAGELRRNALAHVAHGADGIAYFQWRAAKAGAEQWHSAMLPHAGTDSQIWRDVVRLGADLKALAEVRGSTGTAEVAVVWDWDARWSLELPSQPSEMVRHLDLVRSWYEPLWRAGVAVDFVRPDADLSSYRLVLAPSLYLIDDAGTANLTGFAERGGTLAVGFHSGMVDENCHVRLGGYPGAFREALGVRTDELFPLLPGEKVALGGDATATLWSERVRLEGAEAVASYTDGPLAGVPAVTRNSHGAGVTWYLSTRPDPDTLAALLDRVRTEAGVRPVLDAVPEGIEAVLRRGTDADYLFLIDHGGKGAEVQVASDAIELLTGKPVTSGTVEVPPGEIAVVRQPH; translated from the coding sequence ATGAGCAAGCGCGCACTGAACCTTCCGGGCATCGCCTACGGCGGCGACTACAACCCCGAGCAGTGGCCCGAAGAGGTCTGGGCCGAGGACGTACGCCTGATGCGCGAGGCCGGCGTGACCATGGTCAGCGTCGGCATCTTCTCCTGGGCGCTGCTCGAGCCGTCCGAGGGCGCGTACGACTTCTCCCGCATGGACAAGATCCTCGACCTGCTCCACGAGAACGGCATCGCCGCCGACCTGGCGACCCCGACGGCCGCACCCCCGGCGTGGTTCTTCCGCAAGCACCCTCAGGCGCTGCCCGTCGACAAGGACGGGCGCAGACTGTCGTACGGCAGCCGCCAGACGTTCTGCCCGTCGAGCCCCGCCTACCGCGAGGCCGCCCTGCGGATCGCGGGCGCGCTGGGGGAGCGGTACGCCGACCATCCGGCCGTGGTGATGTGGCACGTCCACAACGAGTACGGCTGCCACAACGCGGAGTGCTACTGCGACGAGAGCGCGGCGGCGTTCCGCGTATGGCTGAGGGCGAAGTACGACGACCTTGCTGCCCTCAACCACGCCTGGGGCACCACCTTCTGGAGCCAGTGGTACTACGACTGGGACGAGATCATCCCGCCCCGCCCGACGGGCGCCGTCCCCAACCCCACCCACCAGCTGGACTGGCGCCGCTTCTGCAGCGACGCCCTGCTGTCGCTGTACAAGGCGGAACGGGACGTCCTGCGCGAGGCGGCCCCTGCTCTGCCCGCCACCACCAACTTCATGGTGATGTACAACTTCGACGCCCTGGACTACTGGCGCTGGGCCCCGGAACTGGACGTGGTCTCCAACGACCACTACCTCGGCTCCACCGACCCCGAGTCGGAGATCGACATCGCCCTCAGCGGCGACCTGATGCGCTCCCTCGCGGGCGGCCCCTGGCTGCTGATGGAGCACTCGACGGGCGCGGTGAACTGGCAGCCGGTCAACCGGGCCAAGAACGCGGGCGAGTTGCGCCGCAACGCCCTCGCCCATGTCGCCCACGGCGCCGACGGCATCGCCTACTTCCAGTGGCGGGCCGCCAAGGCGGGCGCCGAGCAGTGGCACTCGGCGATGCTGCCGCACGCGGGCACGGACAGCCAGATCTGGCGTGACGTGGTCCGGCTCGGCGCCGACCTCAAGGCCCTGGCGGAGGTACGCGGCAGCACGGGCACGGCTGAAGTGGCCGTCGTCTGGGACTGGGACGCCCGCTGGTCCCTCGAACTCCCCTCCCAGCCCAGCGAGATGGTCCGCCATCTCGACCTCGTCCGCTCCTGGTACGAGCCCCTGTGGCGCGCGGGCGTCGCCGTGGACTTCGTACGCCCGGACGCGGACCTGTCGTCGTACCGCCTGGTCCTCGCCCCCAGCCTCTACCTGATCGACGACGCGGGCACCGCCAACCTCACCGGCTTCGCCGAGCGCGGCGGCACGCTGGCCGTCGGCTTCCACAGCGGGATGGTCGACGAGAACTGCCATGTACGGCTGGGCGGTTACCCCGGCGCGTTCCGCGAGGCCCTGGGCGTCCGCACCGACGAACTCTTCCCCCTGCTGCCGGGCGAGAAGGTCGCCCTCGGCGGCGACGCGACCGCGACCCTGTGGTCGGAGCGGGTCCGCCTGGAAGGCGCTGAGGCGGTGGCGTCGTACACGGATGGCCCCCTGGCCGGTGTCCCGGCGGTGACCCGCAACTCCCATGGGGCGGGCGTGACGTGGTACCTGTCCACCCGCCCCGACCCGGACACCCTCGCCGCCCTCCTGGACCGCGTCCGCACCGAGGCGGGCGTACGGCCGGTGCTGGACGCCGTCCCCGAGGGCATCGAGGCGGTGCTGCGACGGGGCACGGACGCCGACTACCTCTTCCTGATCGACCACGGAGGGAAGGGAGCCGAGGTCCAGGTCGCATCCGACGCCATCGAACTCCTCACGGGGAAGCCGGTCACGTCGGGCACGGTCGAGGTGCCGCCCGGGGAGATCGCGGTGGTACGGCAGCCCCACTAA
- a CDS encoding GH1 family beta-glucosidase translates to MPEPETSVSFPPAFLWGAATSAYQIEGAVREDGRTPSIWDTFSHTPGKTAGGEHGDIAVDHYHRYREDVAMMADLGLNAYRFSVSWSRVQPTGRGPAVQKGLDFYRRLVDELLAAGIKPALTLYHWDLPQELEDAGGWPERDTAFRFAEYAQIVGEALGDRVEQWITLNEPWCSAFLGYASGVHAPGRTDSAASLKAAHHLNLAHGLGTSALRTAMPARNTVAVSLNSSVVRTVSEDPADLAAAQKIDDLANGVFHGPMLNGAYPETLFPATASVTDWSYVLDGDLALINQPLDALGLNYYTPALVSAVDSDASGPRADGHGASSFSPWPGADDVAFHQTPGERTEMGWTIDPTGLRDLIMRYTREAPGLPIYITENGAAYDDKPDPDGRVHDPERIAYLHGHLTAVRQAITAGADVRGYYLWSLMDNFEWAYGYGKRFGAVYVDYSTLERTPKSSALWYGEAARTGSLPAIQGD, encoded by the coding sequence ATGCCTGAGCCCGAAACGTCCGTCTCCTTTCCTCCCGCCTTTCTCTGGGGTGCCGCGACCTCCGCGTATCAGATCGAGGGGGCGGTGCGGGAGGACGGTCGTACGCCCTCGATCTGGGACACGTTCAGTCATACGCCGGGCAAGACGGCCGGCGGTGAGCACGGTGACATCGCTGTCGACCATTACCACCGGTACCGCGAGGACGTCGCGATGATGGCCGACCTGGGCCTGAACGCGTACCGCTTCTCGGTGTCCTGGTCGCGGGTGCAGCCGACGGGGCGGGGCCCGGCCGTCCAGAAGGGACTGGACTTCTACCGCCGGCTGGTGGACGAGCTGCTGGCGGCCGGCATCAAACCGGCCCTCACCCTCTACCACTGGGATCTGCCGCAGGAGCTGGAGGACGCGGGCGGCTGGCCGGAGCGGGACACGGCTTTCCGGTTCGCCGAGTACGCGCAGATCGTCGGCGAGGCGCTCGGCGACCGGGTGGAGCAGTGGATCACCCTCAACGAGCCGTGGTGCAGCGCCTTCCTCGGCTACGCCTCGGGGGTCCACGCGCCGGGCCGCACGGACTCGGCGGCGTCGCTGAAGGCGGCGCACCATCTGAACCTGGCGCACGGCCTGGGTACGTCGGCGCTGCGTACGGCGATGCCCGCCCGCAACACCGTGGCGGTCAGCCTCAACTCCTCGGTGGTCAGGACGGTGTCCGAGGACCCGGCCGACCTGGCGGCGGCCCAGAAGATCGACGACCTCGCCAACGGCGTCTTCCACGGCCCGATGCTGAACGGCGCCTACCCGGAGACGCTCTTCCCGGCCACGGCGTCGGTCACCGACTGGTCGTACGTCCTGGACGGCGACCTGGCCCTGATCAACCAGCCGTTGGACGCGCTGGGCCTCAACTACTACACACCGGCGCTGGTTTCGGCCGTGGACTCGGACGCGAGCGGCCCCCGGGCGGACGGCCACGGAGCGAGTTCGTTCTCCCCCTGGCCGGGCGCGGACGACGTCGCCTTCCACCAGACCCCGGGCGAGCGTACGGAGATGGGCTGGACGATCGACCCGACCGGCCTGCGGGACCTGATCATGCGCTATACGCGTGAGGCCCCGGGCCTGCCGATCTACATCACCGAGAACGGCGCGGCCTACGACGACAAGCCCGACCCCGACGGCCGCGTCCACGACCCCGAGCGGATCGCCTACCTCCACGGCCACCTGACCGCCGTACGCCAGGCGATCACCGCCGGCGCCGACGTCCGGGGCTACTACCTGTGGTCCCTCATGGACAACTTCGAGTGGGCCTACGGCTACGGCAAGCGCTTCGGCGCGGTCTACGTGGACTACTCGACGCTGGAGCGCACGCCCAAGTCGAGCGCCTTGTGGTACGGGGAGGCGGCGCGCACGGGGAGCCTGCCGGCCATACAAGGGGACTGA
- a CDS encoding carbohydrate ABC transporter permease: MTTTLTPPTPPEQKPGRVRRPKAARAGGTLHAGPIAYLILALFTIGSLFPLVWTAIAASRDNQRLAQNPPPFWFGSGLFDKLEIAWTDANLGEAFINTTFVAGVSAITIVILSTIAGFAFAKLRFKGRNAMMLIVIGTMMVPPQLSVIPLYMMVAKLDWSDQLQAVILPSLVSAFGVFFMRQYLIQALPDELIEAARVDGASSWRVIWHIVFPAARPAMAVLGMLMFVQTWNDFLWPFLVLTQNGNPTVQVAVAGLGRGYTPDQSLIMAGALLGTLPLLVVFAIFGKQIVGGIMQGAVKG, translated from the coding sequence GTGACGACGACACTGACTCCGCCGACCCCGCCGGAACAGAAGCCGGGGCGCGTACGGCGCCCCAAAGCCGCCCGTGCCGGCGGCACCCTGCACGCCGGGCCGATCGCGTACCTCATCCTCGCCCTGTTCACCATCGGTTCGCTGTTCCCGCTGGTGTGGACGGCGATCGCCGCCTCGCGCGACAACCAGCGGCTGGCACAGAACCCGCCGCCGTTCTGGTTCGGCTCCGGCCTGTTCGACAAGCTCGAAATCGCCTGGACCGACGCCAACTTGGGCGAGGCGTTCATCAACACCACATTCGTGGCGGGGGTTTCGGCGATCACCATCGTCATCCTGTCCACGATCGCCGGGTTCGCCTTCGCCAAGCTGCGCTTCAAGGGCCGCAACGCCATGATGCTGATCGTGATCGGCACGATGATGGTGCCGCCTCAGCTGAGCGTGATCCCGCTGTACATGATGGTCGCCAAGCTCGACTGGTCCGACCAGCTGCAGGCGGTGATCCTGCCCTCGCTGGTGAGCGCGTTCGGCGTGTTCTTCATGCGGCAGTACCTGATCCAGGCGCTGCCGGACGAACTGATCGAGGCAGCCCGGGTGGACGGCGCGAGTAGCTGGCGGGTGATCTGGCACATCGTGTTCCCAGCGGCACGCCCCGCGATGGCGGTGCTCGGCATGCTGATGTTCGTCCAGACGTGGAACGACTTCCTGTGGCCGTTCCTGGTCCTGACCCAGAACGGCAACCCGACCGTGCAGGTCGCGGTCGCGGGCCTGGGCCGCGGCTACACGCCCGACCAGTCCCTGATCATGGCGGGCGCATTGCTCGGCACGCTGCCGCTGCTGGTGGTCTTCGCGATCTTCGGCAAGCAGATCGTCGGCGGCATCATGCAGGGCGCTGTCAAGGGTTGA
- a CDS encoding carbohydrate ABC transporter permease, translating to MTTGHETAAAPPAKEGGAAPARPPAGPSDDERRRARLSRRWQRDVRWSPYAFVSPFFLLFLAFGLFPLIYTGWASLHAVELTAPTDMSWVGLRNYTRIFDDDFFWNAAKNTLTIGIISTVPQLLMAMGLAHILNYKLRASTFYRVAMLAPYATSIAAASLVFVLLFGRDYGMINWALNFVGIDNIDWQNDKWASQIAVSTIVIWRWTGYNALIYLAAMQAIPQDLYESAALDGANRWQQFFHVTLPSLRPTILFTVVVSTIGASQLFGEPLLFDANKGASGGAQHQFQTLGLYLYEQGWVNQHLGRASAIAWTMFLILIVIGIVNYVISRRLRASS from the coding sequence ATGACCACTGGGCACGAAACCGCTGCCGCGCCCCCCGCCAAGGAGGGGGGCGCGGCCCCGGCCCGCCCGCCCGCGGGGCCCTCCGACGACGAACGCCGCCGAGCCCGGCTGTCCCGCCGCTGGCAGCGGGACGTGCGCTGGAGCCCGTACGCCTTCGTCTCGCCGTTCTTCCTGCTGTTCCTCGCGTTCGGCCTGTTCCCGCTGATCTACACCGGCTGGGCCTCGCTGCACGCGGTGGAGCTGACCGCGCCCACTGACATGAGCTGGGTGGGACTGCGCAACTACACGCGCATCTTCGACGACGACTTCTTCTGGAACGCGGCGAAGAACACCCTGACCATCGGGATCATCTCGACGGTCCCGCAGCTGCTGATGGCGATGGGCCTCGCCCATATCCTCAACTACAAGCTGCGCGCCTCGACCTTCTACCGGGTCGCGATGCTCGCCCCGTACGCGACGTCGATCGCCGCCGCATCGCTCGTCTTCGTCCTGCTCTTCGGCCGTGACTACGGCATGATCAACTGGGCGCTGAACTTCGTCGGCATCGACAACATCGACTGGCAGAACGACAAGTGGGCCTCGCAGATCGCGGTCTCCACGATCGTCATCTGGCGCTGGACGGGCTACAACGCGCTGATCTATCTGGCGGCGATGCAGGCGATCCCGCAGGATCTGTACGAGTCCGCGGCCCTGGACGGGGCCAACCGCTGGCAGCAGTTCTTCCATGTGACGCTGCCGTCGCTGCGGCCGACGATCCTGTTCACGGTGGTCGTCTCGACCATCGGCGCCTCCCAGCTCTTCGGCGAGCCGCTGCTGTTCGACGCCAACAAGGGTGCCTCCGGCGGAGCCCAGCACCAATTCCAGACGCTCGGCCTGTATCTGTACGAGCAGGGCTGGGTCAACCAGCACCTCGGCCGTGCCTCGGCGATCGCGTGGACGATGTTCCTGATCCTCATCGTCATCGGGATCGTCAACTACGTCATCTCGCGCCGGCTGCGCGCCAGTAGTTAG